From a single Miscanthus floridulus cultivar M001 chromosome 8, ASM1932011v1, whole genome shotgun sequence genomic region:
- the LOC136469454 gene encoding uncharacterized protein yields the protein MVVRRIRNDKRAYPYFKDCIGALDGTRIRVSLSPEEQVRYIATGQPDSLHDTSVLYHALEADVDVFPHPPQGKYYVVDAGYPNRPGYLAPYKGERYHLPEWHRGMEPNTPKEKFNRIHSFVHNVIERSFRILKIKWQILYKMPSYSMVTQKKIIAATMVLHNFIREHASVDVDFANFDRDPTYMPTIPERYNKYAVSQHASDGSTSESSFVSMDTFRNNMATSIALAWN from the exons AGGATTAGGAATGACAAGAGAGCATATCCATATTTTAAGGATTGCATTGGTGCACTTGATGGAACCCGAATTCGTGTGTCTTTATCACCTGAAGAACAAGTGAGATATATTG CTACGGGTCAACCGGATTCTTTGCATGACACTAGTGTATTGTACCATGCATTGGAAGCAGATGTAGATGTCTTCCCACATCCTCCTCAAG GCAAGTACTATGTTGTAGATGCGGGCTATCCTAATCGTCCGGGGTACCTAGCTCCATACAAGGGTGAAAGATACCACTTACCCGAGTGGCATCGAGGTATGGAACCAAATACTCCAAAAGAGAAGTTCAACCGTATACACTCATTTGTTCATAATGTTATTGAGCGCTCATTTAGAATATTAAAAATAAAATGGCAAATCCTTTACAAGATGCCCAGTTATTCAATGGTCACACAAAAGAAGATTATTGCAGCTACCATGGTCCTACACAATTTCATACGTGAACATGCTAGTGTTGATGTGGACTTTGCTAATTTTGATAGAGATCCTACCTATATGCCTACTATTCCAGAAAGGTACAACAAGTATGCCGTGTCTCAACATGCCTCCGATGGATCAACTTCGGAATCAAGCTTTGTGTCTATGGACACCTTTCGTAATAATATGGCTACATCCATCGCCCTAGCATGGAATTAG
- the LOC136472704 gene encoding probable monogalactosyldiacylglycerol synthase 2, chloroplastic, giving the protein MVISVATPRRSTSIRDAVLGGGGRQLYQPLRCAFYDGASGGGGGGLPGDGLAAALSEEPTRVSAAAAGGKQKQAARNVLILMSDTGGGHRASAEALRDAFRIEFGDAYKVFVTDLGKEYGGWPLNDMERSYKFMIRHVRLWKVAFHGTSPRWVHGMYLAALAYYYANEVVAGIMKYEPDIIISVHPLMQHIPLWVLKWQSLHPKVPFVTVITDLNTCHPTWFHHGVTRCYCPSAEVANRALLRGLAPSQVRVFGLPIRPSFCRAVLDKHEVRKELGLDPRLPAVLLMGGGEGMGPVEETARALGEELYEHRRRRRMGQVVVICGRNQALRSTLQSLRWKVPVKIRGFEAQMEKWMAACDCIITKAGPGTIAEALIRGLPIILNDFIPGQEVGNVPYVVDNGAGVFSKDPREAAKQVARWFSTEEDELKRYSRNALKLAQPEAVFHIVKDIHKLQQQPAAVTRIPYSLTSSIPYHI; this is encoded by the exons ATGGTGATCTCGGTGGCCACTCCCCGCCGCTCCACCTCCATACGCGACgccgtgctcggcggcggcgggcgccagCTGTACCAGCCCCTCCGCTGCGCCTTCTACGACGGCGCGTCTGGGGGAGGTGGCGGTGGATTGCCCGGGGATGGCCTGGCCGCCGCGCTCTCCGAGGAGCCCACCcgcgtctccgccgccgccgccggcggcaagcagaagcAGGCGGCGAGGAACGTGCTGATCCTGATGAGCGACACCGGCGGCGGCCACCGCGCCTCGGCTGAGGCCCTGCGCGACGCCTTCCGCATCGAGTTCGGCGACGCCTACAAG GTGTTCGTGACGGATTTGGGGAAGGAGTACGGCGGGTGGCCGCTGAACGACATGGAGCGGTCGTACAAGTTCATGATCCGACACGTGAGGCTCTGGAAGGTGGCGTTCCACGGCACCTCCCCGCGATGGGTGCACGGCATGTACCTCGCCGCGCTTGCCTACTACTACGCCAA CGAGGTGGTGGCTGGGATCATGAAGTACGAGCCGGACATCATCATCAGCGTGCACCCGCTGATGCAGCACATCCCGCTGTGGGTGCTCAAGTGGCAGAGCCTGCACCCCAAGGTGCCCTTCGTCACCGTCATCACCGACCTCAACACCTGCCACCCGACATG GTTCCACCACGGCGTGACAAGGTGCTACTGCCCGTCCGCCGAAGTGGCAAACAGGGCCCTGCTGCGCGGCCTCGCCCCGTCCCAGGTCCGCGTCTTCGGGCTGCCCATCCGGCCCTCCTTCTGCCGCGCCGTGCTCGACAAG CATGAAGTGAGGAAAGAGCTTGGACTGGATCCTCGGCTGCCCGCTGTTCTGCTGATGGGAGGCGGCGAGGGGATGGGTCCGGTGGAGGAGACCGCGAGGGCCCTCGGTGAGGAGCTCTACGAGCACCGGAGACGGCGCCGGATGGGGCAGGTCGTTGTCATATGCGGCAGGAACCAGGCGCTGCGGTCCACCCTGCAGTCCCTCAGATGGAAGGTCCCTGTCAAG ATCAGAGGGTTCGAAGCACAGATGGAGAAGTGGATGGCCGCCTGCGATTGCATCATCACAAAA GCTGGTCCTGGTACAATTGCAGAGGCACTTATAAGAGGACTTCCGATTATCCTGAACGACTTCATCCCTGGACAG GAAGTTGGAAACGTGCCTTATGTCGTGGACAACGGTGCCGGTGTGTTCTCCAAGGACCCAAGGGAGGCTGCAAAACAGGTTGCGCGCTGGTTCAGTACAGAAGAGGATGAGCTCAAGAGATACTCACGTAACGCGCTGAAGCTAGCACAACCCGAAGCCGTGTTTCACATCGTCAAGGACATCCACAAGCTCCAGCAACAACCAGCTGCAGTTACCCGGATCCCCTACTCGTTGACCTCATCGATTCCGTACCATAtatga